Part of the Plutella xylostella chromosome 22, ilPluXylo3.1, whole genome shotgun sequence genome is shown below.
aatataaacattaattaattttattatataaaagtacaaaataaTCGAAGACGAAGTGGTTATGGCACAGAATTGTAAGTGAAAAGTAGAAAATTGGATTGCAGTTTTTATAGTCTGAAATGTTGTCGAGATCGAGAGGCAGTTCGGTGTTTTAATGCCAATAAGATAAACCTTCATGGGTATAGAATGGTGGAGCATAAAATCCACAAGAAACCAATACAAGTAATGTGAACATACAATTTATAGTACGGAATTTTTAGAAGAAACACTAAtatacaaaactataaaatacaattagaTATTCGTTTATCTTATAGTATTTCCTAGCTGCAGTTGATTTAGTAAACAGTACGCTAGCACTTCacataataatagaaaatacATCAGCAGTAACGTTACTTACTAACTACAATCTTATTTTCCTATCATCATTGAGACTGTTCAAACGTAACCACAAACCAACGCACCTAAGAAACATTGAGcagaaagttttaaaattatcataaaaCCTTGTTACACCGAGTAGAAAGGCGAGACAGTATCTTCAGCCGATCTCCGACCAATCAATCAGCAATTGACCGATAGCTCGCCCGAGGACACTGTCACGCCACTCTACTCGTTAGATGTAATCAGGGTATTACTCTAACTGAATTTACTTCGATATGGAGGTCTTAGGTTGGAATCCGTTGGGTCCGGCGGTAAACGTGACGGTGTAGTGTTTGCCGTCGGGAGCCACATAGGAGTACTGCCCCGTCACGGTGAGGGCTGCGTCTTCCGACTGAGGGTTGTCGATCTTGCCCTCCTCTTGTCTCGAGGTGCCGTCGCTGGTCTCGTAACTGTAAGGAGTATGTGGATTAGTTTTGTACATTTAGTCAATGTGTTTctaaaaatgtatgtatttaaaccATTTCTATGCTACAAACGAAGAATTATTCTTGTGTAACAAAAAACTATCGTCGGTGTAGGTAAATTTAACAtacatagagtcgtggtttgTGCAGCAGCTTTCGCATAGCGAAACTTATGGTATTTCGTATGATAGAGCGTCCTCTGTCGTTGTTTGTGGTGCATTATgtataaatgtacttaaaaataaaactttacagCAATTTTATCGTGAAAAAAATCTTACATTatgttcaaaataaattatgttttatttagttttacgAGATTGAcgaatttgtttttttaatcgaGTGAAGAAAGTTTTTTTCTTGGCGTATTAATCTTAAGATCATTTTTCATTCGTGTCTATTAACAGCCGTTAAACGGCgcaaataaatagttttaatatttaaatggcAGTATTATGcgctttattatatttataattaaatacttaaatacaaacaatgCCAAAGCtctattgttagtttttccgCAGAAACATGCAAGGTAATATAATTAGTTGTTATTGCAACATCATAACAGAATTATCCACtgttaaataactttaataataaaggtTAGCAGTTCTACTTGTTGCTAAGTAATACTTTGCCTATGTACTGATCAAGGCATGTATAAGGTAAAAAATCGTTGAATATTACTTTAGCCATAGgacaaatatttcataaatatcAATTAGAAGCTGCTTCTTCATTCTTGTAAAAGCAAACTAtgctataaaatatgtttaaacaTCAAGCATATAAATTCGCGactaatgaaaaagttccaggaACATAGCACTAAATCACTCCTAAACGGAATGGCGGCTTAATGACGGCTTCTGCAATACTGAtgtacatttaacagtgcatcagaatattaccaactaaaaacttaaatattatattcaaattTTTTGTCGGAATTCTGTTGGTATTGGGgttcaccaacccgcactgaCCAGGGTGGTGTACTAGGCTTAAAACCCTTCGTTCATTGGAAGGAGTACCGTGCCCTAGCAGTGGgtacgtgatgggtcgtgataatgatgatgattctgtTAGTGAACTTTTTCACTCCTCTCCAGTATAATTCCACTTcacacaacaacaacaacaaaaacaacaacaacaacaacaactgcGAAACTCACGCGAAGCTGTATCCGTCGGGCTGCACGTCGCTGTCGAAGCGCAGGATCTGCACGTCCTGCCCGCCCTgcggcgcgcccgccgccgccgccgccaggaCGCACACTAGGGCCACCTGGGGGAGAACGGGACATTAAGtaatactaaatatttttatacgttgtGGTAATCGCTACACATTAAAGATAACCTACATAACGTTAAAACACTTGGACGCTCAGCACTAAAAGTAGCATAACTTTTAATTCGCttgattttaatgaaatgtggctaaaaacaaaactaatctatgacccaaaaaaaacaactgtTTTAGACCTACGCTATCACAGATACACAGATACCTAGACACGGtgaacttataacacccctctaatTCGTcggttttaaaaacaaatcgGATTTGCACAGTGCACATCCAACTATCCGCCCTACGGCGAACCCGCGCTCTCAGCCGCCTGTTGCACAGGCCCtaattagataaataatatctgCAGCCAAGGGATTGTGATGCACCAAAATGTCATCCTGTCCTGCCATAATGTCCTCATCAACTTAATGATCCAAGtagaaacgaaaatatttaacagATAAATTGGTCCCGACATTTAAACCCGTAGCGTTGTGTtaaactaaacaaatacatCAGTTCTATTACAGAAACAGATGCTACACTGCTTTAAGCGTCCAATAGGTGGTTGAGATCACATTGGGGTCACTAGCTGACCCCGTCGGGTCTAGTCGAGTGACACCTCGCCCATTGTTCCTTGAAGTGgctattttaaacaaagatacACCATACACCGCCTGGGTCACAGTTCAACTCAATTTCGCAATATGtcgaattataaataaacagcctagaaatgaatattaaaatgtttggACTCACgtatttaaacattttgttgGGTACCGTCGTGAGCACAAACTAACGAATGAGTTAACTAATGTATGAGCATCATTTTATATGTTTTCCTTGGTGCAAGCGGCGTAGATGCAGTGACGTCACGCAAGGATGGACGTTAGAATTACTCTTGGTGCTATTTTGACGAAAGACCTCTGATTGAGATTCGGATAATGGTTTGATATTGTTCATGTAGTGACATTACCTAAagttgtaaatataataatagtaataagaAAGAGGGTGATTCTGGGGCGGGTCATTCttcaaaacattttttgttcTACGAATTAGCTTACTATCTGCTTTTTGTATCACCATGAAGATAATCTAGACAATACGCCACAGTGACAAATACTAGTTTACAGTAAGTGACacgttaaaaagaagaagactGGATGTATCACGAAAGTTCCATCCCAATTTTTTCATGGTAGAGATTGTAAACGTACCTACATGtgtgtttataattaaaatgatCTAGGTGTGAAGCAATAATGTCCAAATCAATAGGATTTCAGATtgtgatataattattttaaaatttacaaagtgtgtttttgcaataattaatTGTTGTTGTTTATAGCGCCACGGTTACATTCTAGGACGAGTCTCGACCATCATGATCACGCTCAGATACAGCAACAAGATACACCTTATAATAGAGATCCTTGGTAGGtatctaaatatattttttttatacataattttttttatgtttgtcttTGATTAGAAATCAAGTtctttaggtatttataattattaagcgGTGTTAAACAAAggcaatgaataaaaataaaacggaCGACGTGCGGAAATCAATAGACGTAACGAAAATGTTCCAGAATGgttatacctatgtaacttTTATGGGAggtggatctttttcattgctcgtcagTGTCTTTATCTTTCTCTATAGGTAATGAAGgctgacgacttgcgaaaggtggctggatatgattggatgcggaaagctaaagatcgcatccatggcgtgctttgggagaggcctacgtccagcagtggactgctataggctaaatGAAGGGTTGGAAACTTAACCATACTTCTCGAATGGAATTTATTCGAGCGGAAAACATTTGAACTCTCAGCAATCACTACGAATTTAGAGGTACTAACTATAGTTCGAAAGCGCTTTGTGCCCCTGAAtagttcaaaataaaatttttgtTCGTTTACTGaataagtactaaatattAATCATCAGTTTTCTAATCAGATAATATGTGTATTTAGATACGTGTATCGGTCATGGTCATTTTTGACATATTTAGTAATAATTCTGACTTAGTACATAAGATAAAGTTGTATGTATTCATGCATTCTTAATATTACAGCCTTATTACAATACAGTATTATTGGATGCAGgtatgtaaattttttgggTCAAAGTATCAGTTTCTAGTTTTAGACCAGATTATTGTGTCAGTAGGGCACAAaaacaatatacctaaatgCGATATCACTCTATTTTTGCAGGGATTTGTTCTAccattattaaatataaataaacacttaGAAACACTACTCAGAtaaatgtgtatttgtgtatgtaagtagatattaaattaaatttcctaacaaataaaacaataagaCCATTAATGGCGACCTTCTTGCCGATTTCGTTTCGTACTTGaccgttttattttttgcaccTCTCATCACGAGGTGCATCGCATTACCATAATGGCGATGTGATTCCGAAACGTGAACCATTCATTACTCACTGACGGTGGCCCGGGATGTGTACCTAGTTGCTCCGTCTGACTAACCGATGTCGTAGGGCTATGTTACTCATGTATGTAGATACTAAACATAACTTAATCTGTACCCTAGTACGgtgcaagacgcgcacgtccAGGCAAAAGCATTTTGTGGGATTAAGATTGGAGTTTATACATTGATAGATGATACGTAAAAAGAAGAAATGAACAAAGTATGCAGACCTTAGGCAGACGGTTTAAGTGGGTTAACTTATGCGCCGCTGCCGACGCCGATGCCAAGGGGGCTATTCTCGCTCGAGACAGCCAGAAGTTATGCAAAGCTGTCATCCAATAGACGGGCTTAGTGCAACGAGACAGAGCCGTGGTTAGCGAAGCAGCATACTGAAGTATCGTTTTCCTGAAACTAGGCTGACCTTTCTAACCAATGACACGATACGACGATTGACCAATCTCTAAAAGTATGTATTTGTGGACGCCTGTAAACTGTTTGCCTTATCATGATTAACACCTCCTCTGCCAATAAAAACTTCGAAACAGTGTTTTGTCAATACTGTAGCCGGTTATTTATAGCGCGGGTCCACGGGCAGACAGTTAGTTATACGTTCAGGATTACTTTAGAAACTTGTCTAAGGTCTATGAGTAaagcaagtaggtacctagtactcgagtgacgtatcagTTGTAAATGATATACCTAAATGCTTATTTTGGACTTTTGGCAGTCAACAACTGATATCTGATCTCACTGgccaccacggtgacaaatcctAGTTCAGATCTAGTGTTTTTTACCCACACGATGAGAAAAAGTCTTCATTTGCCATTATTTTAGAACAGTTTGTACAAGAATAAGTAATAGTTTTTATGTAATTACATGATAAAGTCATAGCGTCGGTTAATACGATAAAAAAACTCCATCTCTAAAGCATAATGCAATATCAATTTTAATTGCAATTTGAATAGCTACTTACTAAAGGTTAAATAGGATGTGACATTAAAACCTCAGTTTTACTGTGTCATAAACTCCGCAAGAATCAATCACAGAAGATACTCGAAGTTTGTATGTACGTAGGTACTAAAACTTGCACAATAATTGCGCAGTGCCCATACGCTGCTTACTACAACGTTATCAACTAGattgtattaatattataaatgtcaaagtttgtaagtacagGATTTAAAGATGTAAGTATGTTTCTTTTTCAGAGGAAAACGGAATGAGAATATTTTCGTGAAATTTTGCATTTTAGaagacaccctggattaacgtCTATGTTACTTTCCCATCCTAATTCCTGACCATATCCCACCACTAAATCAATGCACATAAAAagtgaaaaataaagttataaaaataaacatgcgactttaattttatccaccaacaaaataattaacacAGATAAACATGTTCACAAGTTTTTCATTCCAACACAACAATTAAATGTATCTTCGGTCACTTCgcagtaataaatattaattaattaaatcaacaaaaagTGGTTGTTGTCAATTTAAAACCGTTGGATTTCCCATTTACATTCTTCGAATGCAGCCAGGAAATAATTCAGACTTTCTAGATATTGGTGACAAGATTTAAAGTGACTTTTAATTTCACCAATTCGAAAAAAGGTATCTGTGAAATTGGGTGAGGTGACATACCATTGCATTGACTCAACGTAATTTCCTTTTACAGCGTTTTTACTCCTCTCaaacacattataattttttatatcttaacaaaaataagtatttatgaaACTACAAAAGACGCTAATCAAATGAGTTCAGATCACACTATAATCATTTATTGGCAATTGtcttaagtttttattattcgaCGCTTATTGATACTGGAAATTCAAAGACAGTAAACTTATCTAGGAACTTTAGCTATTCATAAAACGCCAGGCACTTTGTGAATAAAATGATTAGAGTTGAACGACTATGATAATTATTACTGGCTAAGACTGGAGTTAATAAAATTTGCCAAGTTCTCAATTCAACTATATCAGCAGAAGAGACAAGATTATGAATCATGCCTTCGTCACACCAAGTCAAGTCCTCTACCAGCAATTTCTAATCGAAAGAAAAGCCTACATTGTTAGAAATAGTATCTATACAAACAAGGTGCATTCCTATCCAAAATCAGTCGCTGAAGCCGTATCGTCCGGAGGACATTAGGGTAAAtgcttaatatattataaatgtctccttacataaaatttaagtaatcaTCAAGACGTAAGCaggtaatattaaaaacatgaGTT
Proteins encoded:
- the LOC119690473 gene encoding endocuticle structural glycoprotein SgAbd-5-like; amino-acid sequence: MFKYVALVCVLAAAAAGAPQGGQDVQILRFDSDVQPDGYSFAYETSDGTSRQEEGKIDNPQSEDAALTVTGQYSYVAPDGKHYTVTFTAGPNGFQPKTSISK